A part of Eschrichtius robustus isolate mEscRob2 chromosome 20, mEscRob2.pri, whole genome shotgun sequence genomic DNA contains:
- the FDXR gene encoding NADPH:adrenodoxin oxidoreductase, mitochondrial isoform X3: MGNRGLCGERGFRQQFSTQEQTPQICVVGSGPAGFYTAQHLLKHHSLAHVDIYEKQLVPFGLVRFGVAPDHPEVKNVINTFTRTAHSDRCAFHGNVVVGRDVTVQELRDAYHAVVLSYGAEDHQALEIPGEELPGVFSARAFVGWYNGLPENRETSVLQLAPDLSCDTAVVLGQGNVALDVARILLTPPEHLEKTDITEAALGALRQSQVKTVWIVGRRGALQVAFTIKELREMIQLPGTRPILDPADFLGLQDRIKEVPRPRKRLMELLLRAATEKPGVAEAACWASAPRAWGLRFFRSPQQVLPSPDGRRAAGIRLAVTRLEGVGEATRAVPTGDVEDLPCGLVLSSIGYKSRPIDPSVPFDPKLGVIPNMEGRVVDVPGLYCSGWVKRGPTGVITTTMTDSFVTGQILLQDLKAGLLPSGPRPGYAAVKALLSSRGVWPVSFSDWEKLDAEEVSRGQGVGKPREKLLDPREMLRLLGR; this comes from the exons CACCACTCCCTCGCCCACGTGGACATTTACGAGAAGCAGCTGGTGCCCTTCGGCCTGGTGCGCTTTGGCGTGGCGCCCGACCACCCCGAGGTGAAG AATGTCATCAACACTTTTACCCGGACGGCCCACTCTGACCGCTGTGCCTTCCACGGCAACGTGGTGGTGGGCAGGGATGTGACCGTGCAGGAGCTGCGGGACGCCTACCACGCCGTGGTGCTG AGCTACGGGGCAGAGGACCATCAGGCCCTGGAGATCCCCGGAGAGGAGCTGCCTGGCGTGTTCTCAGCCCGGGCCTTTGTGGGCTGGTACAATGGGCTTCCTGAGAACCGGGAG ACCTCTGTCCTCCAGCTGGCGCCGGACCTGAGCTGTGACACGGCCGTGGTCCTGGGGCAGGGGAATGTGGCTCTGGATGTGGCCCGGATCCTGCTGACGCCACCTGAGCATCTGGAG AAAACGGATATCACGGAGGCTGCCCTGGGGGCACTGAGACAGAGTCAGGTGAAGACGGTGTGGATAGTGGGCCGACGTGGAGCCCTGCAAGTGGCCTTCACCATTAAG GAGCTTCGGGAGATGATTCAGTTACCAGGAACTCGGCCCATTTTGGATCCTGCGGATTTCTTGGGCCTTCAGGACAGAATCAAGG AGGTCCCTCGCCCGAGGAAGCGGCTGATGGAACTACTGCTCCGAGCAGCCACGGAGAAGCCAGGGGTGGCGGAGGCTGCCTGCTGGGCATCGGCCCCCCGCGCCTGGGGCCTCCGCTTTTTCCGAAGCCCGCAGCAGGTGCTGCCCTCGCCAGATGGGCGGCGAGCGGCAGGCATCCGCCTGGCAGTCACCAGACTGGAG GGTGTTGGTGAGGCCACCCGGGCAGTGCCCACTGGAGACGTGGAGGACCTCCCCTGTGGGCTGGTGCTGAGCAGCATTGGGTATAAGAGCCGCCCCATCGACCCCAGTGTGCCCTTTGACCCCAAACTCGGGGTCATCCCCAATATGGAGGGCCGGGTTGTGGATGTGCCAG GCCTCTACTGCAGCGGCTGGGTGAAGCGGGGGCCCACAGGCGTCATCACCACTACCATGACTGACAGCTTCGTCACCGGCCAGATTCTGCTGCAGGACCTGAAAGCGGGGCTGCTGCCGTCTGGCCCCAGGCCTGGCTATGCGGCCGTCAAGGCCCTGCTCAGCAGCCGAG GGGTCTGGCCTGTGTCTTTCTCGGACTGGGAGAAGCTGGATGCTGAGGAGGTGTCCCGGGGCCAGGGTGTGGGGAAGCCCAGGGAGAAGCTGCTGGATCCTCGGGAGATGCTGCGGCTGCTGGGACGCTGA